In Neochlamydia sp. AcF84, one genomic interval encodes:
- a CDS encoding Na(+)-translocating NADH-quinone reductase subunit A, which produces MAYIKITKGLDIPLSGKPNEHAHSLSSTSQVISLNAPSTVSLDLKPFADLKFKLLIKQDEAVKIGQPLVEDKGCPGRMFVAPASGVIKEIRRGYKRSLQEIIITVSEDEPFAERPAKPLEGMSKENLIELMKEKGFFSNIRVRPFNNLADPLKAPRSIFVKAIESAPYNPPAEMQVQGYENEFQLGLNALAKLTTGTVHLIYRAGSTCKAFIEAQNVQQHTAEGPHPIGNVSVHIQALDPIKRADDIVWVVNAQQVVALGYFLAHGHYHVKRVISIAGPGILPGCTGYFKVQTGYPIASLLVGRLQPGCQRLISGDPLTGRKVEETDFLGSEDYTCCVFPENNSREFLHFFRLGINKYSFSKGYLSGHLARFKKDYSFTTNQHGEQRAFIDSTLYDQVQPLAIPTMLLVKAVMAEDYELAESLGLLEVCGEDFALPSFVDPSKIEMGEIIDQGLKRYASEVLA; this is translated from the coding sequence ATGGCATATATAAAAATAACAAAAGGCTTAGATATCCCTCTAAGTGGGAAACCTAACGAGCATGCGCATTCTTTATCCTCTACAAGCCAAGTAATTTCTTTGAATGCTCCCTCTACAGTTTCTCTTGATTTAAAGCCTTTTGCTGACCTGAAATTTAAGCTTCTTATTAAACAAGACGAAGCTGTCAAGATAGGACAGCCTCTTGTAGAAGATAAGGGATGCCCTGGGAGAATGTTTGTTGCCCCTGCTTCAGGAGTTATTAAAGAAATAAGACGGGGGTATAAAAGGAGCTTACAAGAGATTATAATTACTGTAAGTGAAGACGAGCCTTTTGCCGAGCGTCCTGCTAAACCTCTTGAAGGAATGTCTAAAGAAAACCTTATAGAGTTAATGAAAGAGAAAGGTTTTTTTTCTAATATTCGTGTTAGGCCTTTTAATAATTTAGCCGATCCTCTTAAGGCTCCACGCTCTATTTTTGTCAAAGCGATTGAATCAGCTCCTTATAATCCGCCGGCAGAAATGCAAGTGCAAGGCTATGAAAATGAATTTCAGCTAGGCTTAAATGCCCTTGCAAAGTTAACTACAGGCACGGTCCATTTAATTTATCGCGCAGGCTCTACATGTAAAGCTTTTATAGAAGCACAAAATGTTCAGCAACATACGGCTGAAGGACCTCACCCTATTGGCAATGTGTCGGTGCATATCCAAGCGTTAGACCCTATTAAAAGGGCTGATGATATTGTATGGGTAGTTAATGCTCAGCAGGTGGTAGCTTTAGGATATTTTTTAGCCCATGGTCATTATCATGTTAAACGTGTCATCAGCATAGCTGGTCCCGGTATTCTACCTGGCTGCACAGGCTACTTTAAAGTGCAAACAGGCTATCCCATCGCTTCTTTGTTAGTCGGGCGCCTACAACCAGGTTGCCAACGTTTGATTTCAGGAGATCCTTTAACAGGACGCAAGGTAGAAGAAACCGATTTTTTAGGCAGTGAAGATTATACCTGCTGTGTATTTCCTGAAAATAACTCACGAGAGTTTCTTCATTTCTTCAGGTTAGGGATAAATAAATATTCTTTTAGCAAAGGCTATCTTTCCGGGCATTTAGCTAGATTTAAGAAAGACTATAGCTTTACAACCAATCAACACGGCGAGCAGCGCGCCTTCATTGATTCTACCCTTTATGACCAAGTTCAACCTTTAGCTATACCCACTATGCTATTAGTGAAAGCAGTCATGGCAGAAGATTATGAATTAGCAGAATCTTTAGGGTTGTTAGAGGTTTGTGGAGAAGATTTTGCTTTACCCTCCTTTGTAGACCCTTCTAAAATAGAAATGGGAGAGATTATAGATCAGGGCTTAAAACGCTATGCAAGCGAGGTCTTAGCTTAA